From Columba livia isolate bColLiv1 breed racing homer chromosome 5, bColLiv1.pat.W.v2, whole genome shotgun sequence, one genomic window encodes:
- the DDX24 gene encoding ATP-dependent RNA helicase DDX24 isoform X1, translating to MKMKKGRRFKSPFKMKQKGIEVIGKWKTVQIDPNLFADEEFKDIVCLEELTEYKLVSSSKVGKVKDNKRKAESVSEEHTEKEEELVIPPKKKKKNKDLRSETDKSNGSNATEIGVPVDQEAKCNEIIEVANLEDQGHVAESTSSTKGAPKKKKAAKNKGSQAEEALPSMTTSKKVKNWTTEVLSASTDHKADVSAWKDLFVPEPVLQALSYLGFSAPTPIQALALPSAIRDNMDVLGAAETGSGKTLAFAIPMIHSVLQWQKSNSSTTRNHSVPKESYQHQDETRWENEDEAEKLIHQQVEYSGDEDDTSFTTGCVKVLENIEFDSGDETHTVGSHKKRPLLGLVLTPTRELAVQVKHHIDAVAKFTGIKTAILVGGMAAQKQERVLNRKPEIVIATPGRLWELVKERHPHLSNLRQLRCLVIDEADRMVEKGHFAELSQLLEILNDSQYNPRRQTFVFSATLTLVHQTPTRVLQKKNAKKMDKKTKLELLMEKVGIKGKPKVIDLTRKEATVETLTETRIHCNTDEKDYYLYYFLLQYPGRTMVFANSIDCVKRLSSLLTILNCDPLPLHANMHQKQRLKNLERFAERDNCVLLTTDVAARGLDIPNVQHVIHYQVPRTSELYVHRSGRTARAANEGLSLLLIGPDDLINFRKIYKTLEKSEELPFFPIDTKCMTSIKERMNLARQIEKAEFFNSRAKQHDSWLQQAAEALEVDLDDDMFMGKKASEQEESQKQKMLKGMKKQLKHMLSQPLFKVLMKTKYPTQSGKLLLPQTSVSISESALGTVSKQQAKKKKSIKLN from the exons atgaagatgaaaaaaggaaggagattTAAATCTccctttaaaatgaaacaaaaaggcaTTGAAGTAATAGGGAAATGGAAAACTGTGCAGATTGACCCCAATCTGTTTGCTGATGAGGAGTTTAAAGACATTGTGTGCTTGGAGGAACTCACAGAGTACAAACTAGTAAGTTCTTCCAAAGTGGGGAAAGTAAAAGATAATAAGAGAAAAGCTGAGAGTGTTTCAGAAGAACACactgagaaggaggaagaacttGTCATCCctcccaaaaagaaaaagaaaaacaaagatttgAGGAGCGAAACAGATAAAAGCAATGGTTCTAATGCAACAGAAATTGGTGTGCCAGTTGATCAAGAGGCAAAGTGTAATGAAATAATTGAAGTGGCAAATCTGGAGGACCAGGGACATGTGGCTGAGAGCACTTCAAGCACAAAAGGTGctccaaagaaaaagaaggcagCTAAAAATAAGGGTTCTCAGGCTGAAGAAGCTCTTCCGTCGATGACTACTtctaaaaaagttaaaaactgGACAACAGAAGTTTTATCTGCCTCAACTGATCACAAAGCTGATGTGTCTGCATGGAAAGACCTCTTTGTACCTGAGCCAGTGTTGCAGGCCTTGAGCTACCTGGGGTTTAGTGCTCCAACTCCTATTCAAGccttagccttgccttctgcCATCCGGGATAATATGGATGTTCTTGGTGCTGCAGAAACAG gaagcgGCAAAACACTTGCATTTGCAATTCCGATGATTCACTCTGTGCTGCAGTGGCAAAAATCAAATAGCTCAACAACAAGAAATCACAGCGTTCCTAAAGAGTCCTATCAGCATCAGGATGAAACAAGATGGGAAAATGAGGATGAAGCAGAAAAACTAATCCATCAGCAGGTTGAATACAGTGGGGATGAAGATGATACATCTTTCACAACAGGCTGTGTGAAGGTGCTCGAAAATATTGAATTTGATTCTGGTGATGAGACACACACTGTTGGCTCCCATAAAAAGAGACCTCTTTTAGGACTGGTCCTTACCCCCACAAGAGAATTAGCTGTACAAGTAAAACACCACATTGATGCAGTTGCAAAATTCACAG gCATTAAGACTGCAATTCTAGTTGGAGGCATGGCTGCACAGAAGCAAGAACGTGTACTGAATCGAAAGCCAGAAATTGTAATTGCAACACCAGGCCGTCTGTGGGAGTTAGTTAAAGAGAGACACCCACATCTTTCAAATCTTCGGCAGCTCAG GTGCCTTGTGATTGATGAAGCAGACCGAATGGTTGAGAAAGGTCACTTCGCAGAGCTGTCTCAGTTGCTGGAAATCTTAAATGATTCACAGTATAACCCTCGACGAcagacttttgttttttctgccacTTTGACTTTAGTCCATCAGACTCCCACAAGAGTTTTACAGAAGAAGAATGCTAAAAAGATGGACAAGAAGACCAAACTAGAATTGCTAATGGAAAAAGTAGGAATAAAGGGCAAACCCAAAGTGATAGACTTAACAAGGAAAGAGGCTACTGTCGAGACTCTGACAGAAACCAGAATTCACTGTAATACAGATGAGAAGGACTATTATCtctattactttcttcttcagtaTCCAGGAAGAACCATGGTCTTTGCAAACAGCATAGACTGTGTAAAACGCCTCAGTTCTCTCCTCACAATCTTAAATTGCGATCCTCTTCCTTTGCATGCCAACATGCACCAAAAGCAAAGGCTGAAAAACCTGGAAAGGTTTGCTGAGCGAGACAA CTGTGTCCTCCTGACAACAGATGTTGCAGCTCGTGGTCTTGATATTCCCAACGTGCAGCATGTCATCCACTACCag GTCCCTCGTACTTCTGAGTTGTATGTACACAGAAGCGGCAGAACAGCCCGGGCTGCCAATGAAGGCCTTAGCCTATTGCTGATTGGCCCTGATGACTTGATCAATTTTAGGAAAATTTATAAAACATTGGAGAAGAGCGAAGAGCTGCCGTTTTTCCCAATTGATACCAAGTGCATGACTTCTATCAAG GAACGGATGAATTTGGCACGGCAGATTGAGAAGGCAGAATTTTTCAACAGTCGGGCAAAGCAACACGACTCCTGGCTCCAGCAAGCTGCAGAGGCTCTTGAGGTTGATCTTGATGATGACATGTTTATGGGCAA AAAAGCTAGTGagcaagaagaaagtcagaagcaaaagatgctgaaggggatgaaaaaacaactaaaacataTGTTGTCCCAGCCACTGTTTAAAGTCCTTATGAAAACCAAGTACCCAACACAGTCTGGAAAACTACTGCTGCCTCAGACGTCAGTGAGCATTTCAGAATCTGCTCTGGGTACCGTGTCCAAACAACAAGCCAAGAAGAAGAAATCAATAAAACTAAATTAG
- the DDX24 gene encoding ATP-dependent RNA helicase DDX24 isoform X3 — protein MKMKKGRRFKSPFKMKQKGIEVIGKWKTVQIDPNLFADEEFKDIVCLEELTEYKLVSSSKVGKVKDNKRKAESVSEEHTEKEEELVIPPKKKKKNKDLRSETDKSNGSNATEIGVPVDQEAKCNEIIEVANLEDQGHVAESTSSTKGAPKKKKAAKNKGSQAEEALPSMTTSKKVKNWTTEVLSASTDHKADVSAWKDLFVPEPVLQALSYLGFSAPTPIQALALPSAIRDNMDVLGAAETGIKTAILVGGMAAQKQERVLNRKPEIVIATPGRLWELVKERHPHLSNLRQLRCLVIDEADRMVEKGHFAELSQLLEILNDSQYNPRRQTFVFSATLTLVHQTPTRVLQKKNAKKMDKKTKLELLMEKVGIKGKPKVIDLTRKEATVETLTETRIHCNTDEKDYYLYYFLLQYPGRTMVFANSIDCVKRLSSLLTILNCDPLPLHANMHQKQRLKNLERFAERDNCVLLTTDVAARGLDIPNVQHVIHYQVPRTSELYVHRSGRTARAANEGLSLLLIGPDDLINFRKIYKTLEKSEELPFFPIDTKCMTSIKERMNLARQIEKAEFFNSRAKQHDSWLQQAAEALEVDLDDDMFMGKKASEQEESQKQKMLKGMKKQLKHMLSQPLFKVLMKTKYPTQSGKLLLPQTSVSISESALGTVSKQQAKKKKSIKLN, from the exons atgaagatgaaaaaaggaaggagattTAAATCTccctttaaaatgaaacaaaaaggcaTTGAAGTAATAGGGAAATGGAAAACTGTGCAGATTGACCCCAATCTGTTTGCTGATGAGGAGTTTAAAGACATTGTGTGCTTGGAGGAACTCACAGAGTACAAACTAGTAAGTTCTTCCAAAGTGGGGAAAGTAAAAGATAATAAGAGAAAAGCTGAGAGTGTTTCAGAAGAACACactgagaaggaggaagaacttGTCATCCctcccaaaaagaaaaagaaaaacaaagatttgAGGAGCGAAACAGATAAAAGCAATGGTTCTAATGCAACAGAAATTGGTGTGCCAGTTGATCAAGAGGCAAAGTGTAATGAAATAATTGAAGTGGCAAATCTGGAGGACCAGGGACATGTGGCTGAGAGCACTTCAAGCACAAAAGGTGctccaaagaaaaagaaggcagCTAAAAATAAGGGTTCTCAGGCTGAAGAAGCTCTTCCGTCGATGACTACTtctaaaaaagttaaaaactgGACAACAGAAGTTTTATCTGCCTCAACTGATCACAAAGCTGATGTGTCTGCATGGAAAGACCTCTTTGTACCTGAGCCAGTGTTGCAGGCCTTGAGCTACCTGGGGTTTAGTGCTCCAACTCCTATTCAAGccttagccttgccttctgcCATCCGGGATAATATGGATGTTCTTGGTGCTGCAGAAACAG gCATTAAGACTGCAATTCTAGTTGGAGGCATGGCTGCACAGAAGCAAGAACGTGTACTGAATCGAAAGCCAGAAATTGTAATTGCAACACCAGGCCGTCTGTGGGAGTTAGTTAAAGAGAGACACCCACATCTTTCAAATCTTCGGCAGCTCAG GTGCCTTGTGATTGATGAAGCAGACCGAATGGTTGAGAAAGGTCACTTCGCAGAGCTGTCTCAGTTGCTGGAAATCTTAAATGATTCACAGTATAACCCTCGACGAcagacttttgttttttctgccacTTTGACTTTAGTCCATCAGACTCCCACAAGAGTTTTACAGAAGAAGAATGCTAAAAAGATGGACAAGAAGACCAAACTAGAATTGCTAATGGAAAAAGTAGGAATAAAGGGCAAACCCAAAGTGATAGACTTAACAAGGAAAGAGGCTACTGTCGAGACTCTGACAGAAACCAGAATTCACTGTAATACAGATGAGAAGGACTATTATCtctattactttcttcttcagtaTCCAGGAAGAACCATGGTCTTTGCAAACAGCATAGACTGTGTAAAACGCCTCAGTTCTCTCCTCACAATCTTAAATTGCGATCCTCTTCCTTTGCATGCCAACATGCACCAAAAGCAAAGGCTGAAAAACCTGGAAAGGTTTGCTGAGCGAGACAA CTGTGTCCTCCTGACAACAGATGTTGCAGCTCGTGGTCTTGATATTCCCAACGTGCAGCATGTCATCCACTACCag GTCCCTCGTACTTCTGAGTTGTATGTACACAGAAGCGGCAGAACAGCCCGGGCTGCCAATGAAGGCCTTAGCCTATTGCTGATTGGCCCTGATGACTTGATCAATTTTAGGAAAATTTATAAAACATTGGAGAAGAGCGAAGAGCTGCCGTTTTTCCCAATTGATACCAAGTGCATGACTTCTATCAAG GAACGGATGAATTTGGCACGGCAGATTGAGAAGGCAGAATTTTTCAACAGTCGGGCAAAGCAACACGACTCCTGGCTCCAGCAAGCTGCAGAGGCTCTTGAGGTTGATCTTGATGATGACATGTTTATGGGCAA AAAAGCTAGTGagcaagaagaaagtcagaagcaaaagatgctgaaggggatgaaaaaacaactaaaacataTGTTGTCCCAGCCACTGTTTAAAGTCCTTATGAAAACCAAGTACCCAACACAGTCTGGAAAACTACTGCTGCCTCAGACGTCAGTGAGCATTTCAGAATCTGCTCTGGGTACCGTGTCCAAACAACAAGCCAAGAAGAAGAAATCAATAAAACTAAATTAG
- the DDX24 gene encoding ATP-dependent RNA helicase DDX24 isoform X2: protein MKMKKGRRFKSPFKMKQKGIEVIGKWKTVQIDPNLFADEEFKDIVCLEELTEYKLVSSSKVGKVKDNKRKAESVSEEHTEKEEELVIPPKKKKKNKDLRSETDKSNGSNATEIGVPVDQEAKCNEIIEVANLEDQGHVAESTSSTKGAPKKKKAAKNKGSQAEEALPSMTTSKKVKNWTTEVLSASTDHKADVSAWKDLFVPEPVLQALSYLGFSAPTPIQALALPSAIRDNMDVLGAAETGSGKTLAFAIPMIHSVLQWQKSNSSTTRNHSVPKESYQHQDETRWENEDEAEKLIHQQVEYSGDEDDTSFTTGCVKVLENIEFDSGDETHTVGSHKKRPLLGLVLTPTRELAVQVKHHIDAVAKFTGIKTAILVGGMAAQKQERVLNRKPEIVIATPGRLWELVKERHPHLSNLRQLRCLVIDEADRMVEKGHFAELSQLLEILNDSQYNPRRQTFVFSATLTLVHQTPTRVLQKKNAKKMDKKTKLELLMEKVGIKGKPKVIDLTRKEATVETLTETRIHCNTDEKDYYLYYFLLQYPGRTMVFANSIDCVKRLSSLLTILNCDPLPLHANMHQKQRLKNLERFAERDNCVLLTTDVAARGLDIPNVQHVIHYQVPRTSELYVHRSGRTARAANEGLSLLLIGPDDLINFRKIYKTLEKSEELPFFPIDTKCMTSIKERMNLARQIEKAEFFNSRAKQHDSWLQQAAEALEVDLDDDMFMGRKASEQEESQKQKMLKGMKKQLKHMLSQPLFKVLMKTKYPTQSGKLLLPQTSVSISESALGTVSKQQAKKKKSIKLN from the exons atgaagatgaaaaaaggaaggagattTAAATCTccctttaaaatgaaacaaaaaggcaTTGAAGTAATAGGGAAATGGAAAACTGTGCAGATTGACCCCAATCTGTTTGCTGATGAGGAGTTTAAAGACATTGTGTGCTTGGAGGAACTCACAGAGTACAAACTAGTAAGTTCTTCCAAAGTGGGGAAAGTAAAAGATAATAAGAGAAAAGCTGAGAGTGTTTCAGAAGAACACactgagaaggaggaagaacttGTCATCCctcccaaaaagaaaaagaaaaacaaagatttgAGGAGCGAAACAGATAAAAGCAATGGTTCTAATGCAACAGAAATTGGTGTGCCAGTTGATCAAGAGGCAAAGTGTAATGAAATAATTGAAGTGGCAAATCTGGAGGACCAGGGACATGTGGCTGAGAGCACTTCAAGCACAAAAGGTGctccaaagaaaaagaaggcagCTAAAAATAAGGGTTCTCAGGCTGAAGAAGCTCTTCCGTCGATGACTACTtctaaaaaagttaaaaactgGACAACAGAAGTTTTATCTGCCTCAACTGATCACAAAGCTGATGTGTCTGCATGGAAAGACCTCTTTGTACCTGAGCCAGTGTTGCAGGCCTTGAGCTACCTGGGGTTTAGTGCTCCAACTCCTATTCAAGccttagccttgccttctgcCATCCGGGATAATATGGATGTTCTTGGTGCTGCAGAAACAG gaagcgGCAAAACACTTGCATTTGCAATTCCGATGATTCACTCTGTGCTGCAGTGGCAAAAATCAAATAGCTCAACAACAAGAAATCACAGCGTTCCTAAAGAGTCCTATCAGCATCAGGATGAAACAAGATGGGAAAATGAGGATGAAGCAGAAAAACTAATCCATCAGCAGGTTGAATACAGTGGGGATGAAGATGATACATCTTTCACAACAGGCTGTGTGAAGGTGCTCGAAAATATTGAATTTGATTCTGGTGATGAGACACACACTGTTGGCTCCCATAAAAAGAGACCTCTTTTAGGACTGGTCCTTACCCCCACAAGAGAATTAGCTGTACAAGTAAAACACCACATTGATGCAGTTGCAAAATTCACAG gCATTAAGACTGCAATTCTAGTTGGAGGCATGGCTGCACAGAAGCAAGAACGTGTACTGAATCGAAAGCCAGAAATTGTAATTGCAACACCAGGCCGTCTGTGGGAGTTAGTTAAAGAGAGACACCCACATCTTTCAAATCTTCGGCAGCTCAG GTGCCTTGTGATTGATGAAGCAGACCGAATGGTTGAGAAAGGTCACTTCGCAGAGCTGTCTCAGTTGCTGGAAATCTTAAATGATTCACAGTATAACCCTCGACGAcagacttttgttttttctgccacTTTGACTTTAGTCCATCAGACTCCCACAAGAGTTTTACAGAAGAAGAATGCTAAAAAGATGGACAAGAAGACCAAACTAGAATTGCTAATGGAAAAAGTAGGAATAAAGGGCAAACCCAAAGTGATAGACTTAACAAGGAAAGAGGCTACTGTCGAGACTCTGACAGAAACCAGAATTCACTGTAATACAGATGAGAAGGACTATTATCtctattactttcttcttcagtaTCCAGGAAGAACCATGGTCTTTGCAAACAGCATAGACTGTGTAAAACGCCTCAGTTCTCTCCTCACAATCTTAAATTGCGATCCTCTTCCTTTGCATGCCAACATGCACCAAAAGCAAAGGCTGAAAAACCTGGAAAGGTTTGCTGAGCGAGACAA CTGTGTCCTCCTGACAACAGATGTTGCAGCTCGTGGTCTTGATATTCCCAACGTGCAGCATGTCATCCACTACCag GTCCCTCGTACTTCTGAGTTGTATGTACACAGAAGCGGCAGAACAGCCCGGGCTGCCAATGAAGGCCTTAGCCTATTGCTGATTGGCCCTGATGACTTGATCAATTTTAGGAAAATTTATAAAACATTGGAGAAGAGCGAAGAGCTGCCGTTTTTCCCAATTGATACCAAGTGCATGACTTCTATCAAG GAACGGATGAATTTGGCACGGCAGATTGAGAAGGCAGAATTTTTCAACAGTCGGGCAAAGCAACACGACTCCTGGCTCCAGCAAGCTGCAGAGGCTCTTGAGGTTGATCTTGATGATGACATGTTTATGG GAAGAAAAGCTAGTGagcaagaagaaagtcagaagcaaaagatgctgaaggggatgaaaaaacaactaaaacataTGTTGTCCCAGCCACTGTTTAAAGTCCTTATGAAAACCAAGTACCCAACACAGTCTGGAAAACTACTGCTGCCTCAGACGTCAGTGAGCATTTCAGAATCTGCTCTGGGTACCGTGTCCAAACAACAAGCCAAGAAGAAGAAATCAATAAAACTAAATTAG
- the DDX24 gene encoding ATP-dependent RNA helicase DDX24 isoform X4 yields the protein MKMKKGRRFKSPFKMKQKGIEVIGKWKTVQIDPNLFADEEFKDIVCLEELTEYKLVSSSKVGKVKDNKRKAESVSEEHTEKEEELVIPPKKKKKNKDLRSETDKSNGSNATEIGVPVDQEAKCNEIIEVANLEDQGHVAESTSSTKGAPKKKKAAKNKGSQAEEALPSMTTSKKVKNWTTEVLSASTDHKADVSAWKDLFVPEPVLQALSYLGFSAPTPIQALALPSAIRDNMDVLGAAETGIKTAILVGGMAAQKQERVLNRKPEIVIATPGRLWELVKERHPHLSNLRQLRCLVIDEADRMVEKGHFAELSQLLEILNDSQYNPRRQTFVFSATLTLVHQTPTRVLQKKNAKKMDKKTKLELLMEKVGIKGKPKVIDLTRKEATVETLTETRIHCNTDEKDYYLYYFLLQYPGRTMVFANSIDCVKRLSSLLTILNCDPLPLHANMHQKQRLKNLERFAERDNCVLLTTDVAARGLDIPNVQHVIHYQVPRTSELYVHRSGRTARAANEGLSLLLIGPDDLINFRKIYKTLEKSEELPFFPIDTKCMTSIKERMNLARQIEKAEFFNSRAKQHDSWLQQAAEALEVDLDDDMFMGRKASEQEESQKQKMLKGMKKQLKHMLSQPLFKVLMKTKYPTQSGKLLLPQTSVSISESALGTVSKQQAKKKKSIKLN from the exons atgaagatgaaaaaaggaaggagattTAAATCTccctttaaaatgaaacaaaaaggcaTTGAAGTAATAGGGAAATGGAAAACTGTGCAGATTGACCCCAATCTGTTTGCTGATGAGGAGTTTAAAGACATTGTGTGCTTGGAGGAACTCACAGAGTACAAACTAGTAAGTTCTTCCAAAGTGGGGAAAGTAAAAGATAATAAGAGAAAAGCTGAGAGTGTTTCAGAAGAACACactgagaaggaggaagaacttGTCATCCctcccaaaaagaaaaagaaaaacaaagatttgAGGAGCGAAACAGATAAAAGCAATGGTTCTAATGCAACAGAAATTGGTGTGCCAGTTGATCAAGAGGCAAAGTGTAATGAAATAATTGAAGTGGCAAATCTGGAGGACCAGGGACATGTGGCTGAGAGCACTTCAAGCACAAAAGGTGctccaaagaaaaagaaggcagCTAAAAATAAGGGTTCTCAGGCTGAAGAAGCTCTTCCGTCGATGACTACTtctaaaaaagttaaaaactgGACAACAGAAGTTTTATCTGCCTCAACTGATCACAAAGCTGATGTGTCTGCATGGAAAGACCTCTTTGTACCTGAGCCAGTGTTGCAGGCCTTGAGCTACCTGGGGTTTAGTGCTCCAACTCCTATTCAAGccttagccttgccttctgcCATCCGGGATAATATGGATGTTCTTGGTGCTGCAGAAACAG gCATTAAGACTGCAATTCTAGTTGGAGGCATGGCTGCACAGAAGCAAGAACGTGTACTGAATCGAAAGCCAGAAATTGTAATTGCAACACCAGGCCGTCTGTGGGAGTTAGTTAAAGAGAGACACCCACATCTTTCAAATCTTCGGCAGCTCAG GTGCCTTGTGATTGATGAAGCAGACCGAATGGTTGAGAAAGGTCACTTCGCAGAGCTGTCTCAGTTGCTGGAAATCTTAAATGATTCACAGTATAACCCTCGACGAcagacttttgttttttctgccacTTTGACTTTAGTCCATCAGACTCCCACAAGAGTTTTACAGAAGAAGAATGCTAAAAAGATGGACAAGAAGACCAAACTAGAATTGCTAATGGAAAAAGTAGGAATAAAGGGCAAACCCAAAGTGATAGACTTAACAAGGAAAGAGGCTACTGTCGAGACTCTGACAGAAACCAGAATTCACTGTAATACAGATGAGAAGGACTATTATCtctattactttcttcttcagtaTCCAGGAAGAACCATGGTCTTTGCAAACAGCATAGACTGTGTAAAACGCCTCAGTTCTCTCCTCACAATCTTAAATTGCGATCCTCTTCCTTTGCATGCCAACATGCACCAAAAGCAAAGGCTGAAAAACCTGGAAAGGTTTGCTGAGCGAGACAA CTGTGTCCTCCTGACAACAGATGTTGCAGCTCGTGGTCTTGATATTCCCAACGTGCAGCATGTCATCCACTACCag GTCCCTCGTACTTCTGAGTTGTATGTACACAGAAGCGGCAGAACAGCCCGGGCTGCCAATGAAGGCCTTAGCCTATTGCTGATTGGCCCTGATGACTTGATCAATTTTAGGAAAATTTATAAAACATTGGAGAAGAGCGAAGAGCTGCCGTTTTTCCCAATTGATACCAAGTGCATGACTTCTATCAAG GAACGGATGAATTTGGCACGGCAGATTGAGAAGGCAGAATTTTTCAACAGTCGGGCAAAGCAACACGACTCCTGGCTCCAGCAAGCTGCAGAGGCTCTTGAGGTTGATCTTGATGATGACATGTTTATGG GAAGAAAAGCTAGTGagcaagaagaaagtcagaagcaaaagatgctgaaggggatgaaaaaacaactaaaacataTGTTGTCCCAGCCACTGTTTAAAGTCCTTATGAAAACCAAGTACCCAACACAGTCTGGAAAACTACTGCTGCCTCAGACGTCAGTGAGCATTTCAGAATCTGCTCTGGGTACCGTGTCCAAACAACAAGCCAAGAAGAAGAAATCAATAAAACTAAATTAG